A segment of the Ischnura elegans chromosome 13 unlocalized genomic scaffold, ioIscEleg1.1 SUPER_13_unloc_1, whole genome shotgun sequence genome:
AATTGTAAAACACAATACTAAATGCAAAGTAAATTCCTTCCTCTTCAATCTTTTTGTTGAAGAAGTTGACTTATATTTTGGAAAGAGTAACACAAAAATGTAAGACAGACAAGttgtatgattaaatttttatgactttgCTTCCAAAATATCTTCATGATAGCAATGCCTTTGCGGACTTAGAAAACCGGGGCTTTTCATTCCCtgcgataaaaatatgtatattgaccacaattttatgtgaaatattttgaccaTGATAAAATCATCTCAATTGGCATATCTCAACAAGCAAAACCACGCGTGTTATAATACCAATTAACTAaacaatgtaataatacacaGCAGGCAAGTTGCACAAACGCAACACAGTTACCAGAAATTCCCAGTTAGAAAGAAATTCCTTGCATCGATCATTTTGAGCCTTAACCATGGCTAGCaatgttttcaagaggaaatattattgtcatttgaacaaataattgCATGGTGATTGTGGTGCAGGCATTCAAACGACAACCCATTACTGATGTTATCATTGAAAGGAATGTGGGTACATCAACAATTAAAACAGACGAGTCACTCAGTGCAGCATTCTCTTCATCAATCGTGTATTattattaacccatttacggccaacgttgcggaaacgcaacattattgagaaatgcaaaataaatgtttcaattgaattttattcatgttgAATTCGCtttattcgataaaaataagttttaaattgatttttagtgagattataatgacatttaataagtatttagatatttataaaaatgctgaaaatatgtcaattttatagtctcctgttaagcaagataaataatttttcctaagagtaactattccctttattaagttttttattcgtccatgtgaaCGTAGAAacttcaattaatagatattaaagcttatatttcgtcagtcAGTCAACATTAAGCCAAAATCAGATcctgaaaaaaaatgttgcgttttcgcaacgttggccgaatccggtatctttggcatttatgcaacccgcatcaccaCATATTTCCGCCTCGTAGAtttatgccgtttttactgtcagatataatcctacgtcTTTTtttgcctcgtatttgacagatatcgtcatatttgattattaaaattcttagatattatatttccaatgagatgctgcattattttaccttaatccaatataaattagagatgcattacggcttgaaagaaatgagtcaaagtgaatatttttacagaagataacgtattttccagtttttaattgtcatttttatcacaacagaatgaattacaacaaataatgactatttatgaaatacatgaaagcatttcgggtgcaatgtaACAcgaaactttgtacattcaatccgaattagtccttccttacttcacgattcagcgatatcactgacttccacaacaagatattgggTGAAATAAGATGATAAGGCGTTGATTTGGTTtggaaatgattgaaagaaaacatatttagattaataaaaaataatctacacttttcagacaattcctgtctggacaaaaatgacagatttctAAATTATGACCTCTTTTTGAcagcttgaattaaaaattattacaattcggaatatttgcgcatagattttgaaataatgaccacatggtaccttactttggtcactagaGTGCATATGTGTTCTTTTAAAACAactcttttagattttgcttttaactttggtgcttatgttattcagacggttttagggttcaaccaggcgatagaaaattacttccatcgaaatttaggcttggaagcaagtgttattctagAATttgtcaaggttatccctgatcccttgaatcatcgtatgtttttcgataacttcttttcatcttgaagataatttattgttttgaaagaaaaaggattatttgtaaCTGGAGCCATCTATGAAAATATAAcagaggagtgcctgatagaatataataaaatcgtcgacgtgaaaccgagaggaacatgaaaacaaacatttgataaagccgaaggtcttagttttgttcgatggaatgataaatagattgtccctgttgacagcaatacaagttttttgcttccattgggcacagggaaaagtttcagcagaaaaaagaaaatactatttcacatactactttatgttaataaaagaaaatactattcgtgttattggggagtatagtaaatacatgggtgGAATGGACCTACTAGGTAATCCAAATTACCGAACTAGAATTTAGGGGAAAAAAGGTCCGAGCTTATCCACTtcctggacagcgtttgcactaacgccaggagattgtacaggttatgcaacggaagtaaatttcactgggggacttcaaatcgtatctagcagcgACGCATCTAAAAAaagaagtgaatcagtcagtagatgacgtacccctatacaattcgcgtccttaaacatagaaaaagttaggtcATGTAGTTCATCGctgattcgtgaagcatgaaaggacgaatctggccatagagttaaaaaaattcagtagttgccgaaacagtgtaaaagccctACCATGGATGAATGTACGAAagtttatgttccattgcacccaaaatgcttgagtatttcataactagccATTTATTGCTGTAAtacaatctgcaatgataaaatttaagtcaatgaaaatatgtgaaatacatCTTTTgagctcttctgagaaaatattcgctttgacttatttctttcatatCGTAAATCATATCTATTTTATAGTgtatttaggtcaaataacaacataTTATTGGAAACATAATATTTAAGGATTTTATTAATCCAATATGACGCTATTtatcatatacgtggcataaaaaggtataggattatatacgacagtaaaaacagcaaaTTCCTACAAGACGGCAATGTATTGGGATGCGgattgcataactgcatacagataccggattcggccaacgtggCGGacacgcaacattttttttaccataagcaaatttttttgaagcccatattttcaatgtaccttatttagcatgttattaggtaaaatgaagagaataaatatatattttcaagtatttctttactcggccggtaatgggttaactTGATATTGCATGTAAATTAAATAGAAGCACTACATCCTCACATTGATCAGGCGATTAAACATTGATCAATCACACAATTAAAATTGacattacattgaaaattatcTTTGCCACTAAGTGCCTAGAGTTTGTATCGATAGTTTTGAAATGCATGgcttacatttaaatgtaaataattttcaaccagttaaaaaaattagtagttaatatacagtaataaattatttagtcctTGAAAATAAAGCAGAATAAATATACTTGAACATAAATGAAATAAGGTCACAGGcctaactaaatattttttataattttcaacattATGGGACGTTTTTGCTTTTCATACAAGCAGTACTcgtaataataagaatattttcccTTGATTAATATTGATTGACATTGATAATGAATACCAATCAATTAGACAACTAAGACCTAACCCTGTGTGTTTCCAAGTGAAAGAAAAGGTGGATCTACCAGGAGCAAGTCTTATCACATTCATTTAAAGAATAAAGCTTCTTTCCGATGTACCCGCATGCGTAAGACAAGGTTTTCTTTGGTAGTGTTAGACTTTTCTCATTCATTGCataaataaggtttttccttAGTATGAAACCGAATGTGACGTACAAGGAGGCTGTTTTGAGAGAAAgatttatcacattcattgcatgaataaggtttctccttcgtatgagtccgaatgtgactgacaagttgactctttacagagaaagacttatcacattcattgcaagtataaggtttctccttcgtatgagtctgAATGTGACGGACAAGTTGACTCTTTACAGagagacttatcacattcattgcaagtataaggtttctccttcgtatgagtccgaatgtgactgacaagggtgTTCCTTTGagtgaaagacttatcacattcattgcaacagtaaggtttctccttcgtatgagtccgaatgtgacggacaagagTGCTCCTTAGAGTGAAAGACTTACCAcatacattgcaagaataaggtttctccttcgtatgagtccgaatgtgacggacaagttgactctttacagagaaagacttttcacattcattgcaagtataaggtttctccttcgtatgagtccgaatgtgacggacaagagTGCTCCTTAgagtgaaagacttttcacattcattgcaagtataaggtttctccttcgtatgagtccgaatgtgacggacaagagTGCTCCTTAGagtgaaagacttatcacatacattgcaagaataaggtttctccttcgtatgagtccgaatgtgattgACAAGGGTGTTCCTTTGagtgaaagacttatcacattcattgcaacaGTAAGatttctccttcgtgtgagtccgcatgtgacagaGAAGGTGAttcttttcagagaaagacttatcacattcattgcaagaataaggtttctccttcgtatgagtccgaatgtgactgacaagttGACTCTTAtaagagaaagacttatcacattcattgcacaaatagggtttctccttcgtatgagtgcGATTGTGACGGACGAGGTTAcacttttgagagaaagacttttcacattcatcgcaggtataaggtttctccttcgtatgagtccgaatgtgacagacGAGGTTACTCTTTTGagtgaaagacttatcacattcactgcaggCATAAGGCTTCTTTGCTGTGTCTGGACTACCTGTGCATGATTTCCCATCTTCCATGAAGCTTCTCCTCATTTccctaaaaatttttttcttccttgttcCTCCGAGGTTATCCTTAAGAAGCCCATTTCCTCTTTGTCTCATCCCTTGTCTTTTACACATCAGCTGATTTAAACTTTTGTAGGAGATGGGCAGACAAGAAGTTTTAGTTTCTCTTCTAGAAACAAAGGTTTTAAGGGACGCATCCTTTCCGATTGACAAATTTGAATCATTATCCAAATTACCAGAACCGAAATGAATCTCGAGGTGCTTAATGAGATCATATTTGGTATGGAACGcatctctgcagttgaagcaatgatAAGACTTTTTCGTTGAACTTGCAAGCTTTCGAGGATTTTTGACCATGAAAGTACTTCTATCTTTGTTTTCCAGTAGAACTGCCTCGGGGCCATTCTTTACATTCTCAGTTCTCCTGAAACACGTTACGGAGCCTGCATTATCACAACCACCTCTCTTCCCAGCAATAGTCATTGTTGCTCTATCCCCTCTGATTTTAGACGCATATCTAGATTTAGAATGTAACCGTTCATCATTAGGAATTGAACACGACATTATTTTATCAGCAACCAAGGTATCACATGTTTCAACGTCTTTATCCATCAcctcctttcctttccttgaatgtGATGATCTAATCTTCGGTACAAGGGCTGCAAACAAGGCTGAGGCTATTTCTGAAGCTGGGagatctagaaaagaatttcacattaaaaataagtaaagtcaGGCATGAATTCTAAGATATTTTGAACTATTTCATAACAGCATTTAGACAGATATCAAGGTAGCTACTTAAACCGATCCTTTGGTTAGATGCTATACTTATATCAAGGTGTCAATTAATTTTATACGGTGGTCTCCATATATTTCTTCACAAATGAAGCGGCACTGCTTCTAAGagaaaatgagcaaaatattGCATACTAACCTCAAGTATCTACGCCACAAAACACCTCAATGCACTTTTTCATGCACAGAGGTAATCATAAACTCAATTTACAAATCGTAAAAATACACATAACATTGAATTGAAACAAtgatcattattataaaaaaacaatgcttCATTACATTACAAaccttaaaatatgtaatatagaAATGCAAAGGTAGCAGAGGGGCTAGAAGGTAATTAAAGCTCACAAAAAATCATTGCCAGCTTAAAAAATCATAGAGATGAAGGTGTAGGGGCAAAAATGGCATATTATAAGAACTTACCTCCAAGAAAaacatgtattaaaattttgtatgaaCAACAATAGCAGTAAAAGAAGATCAAATTCTCTGAGTGGCACACCTTTATATTTCTAACGAAATTTTCATAACCAAATCGCCTtgcattatttatcaaattatttcaagtataaagGGATGGGGTATTAATGATCTCATACCTAGATTAACATTAGGCATGGTAGATGGGATGCCGCACATCCAATTATCCATGGTAATTGCCCATCAttggatacattggatccaaagttgcggaaggcaacggatctggatccgaaattttatataACTGCTCAGTGAAAGCACACCCTAACTGAGAAGAGTGGAAATGGTTCTAACTCTCTCCTTGAATGCGCCCTCACAGTGCCGCTGATATATCTTTCTGCCAGTCTTAGTTTGAGAGCATGGATGGTTCAGGATGGATTGGTTTAAAAAACCATCAGAACAGACCAAGTATGCAGAATTTTAACATAACAAAAAACTTGTTATGTTTGCACAATGCGtccaacattttgataaaaggctttGCACGCAAAGGCGCACTGAAATGGTAGACAGTACATATTGTAACATATCAGTAGCCTTTCCCCCACACTACTTCCCGACGCCGTAAGAGGGCCATATACAATCGTCTGGTTTCACTTGCTGACCCAGTATAAGGGTTGAATTCACCATGGATTTGGCCTAGCAAGCAATCACCATGAAGCCTGATTCATGAGCAAGTCTGTAAGAATACCTATTTAATTTCCTCACTTCGTCAATTCACAGACTTCAGATGAAAAAGCTTAAAATCGGCAAAGATATCCGATTTCCAGGTTGTACACATGCATCCATTTTCCAATTCCCTAATACTTCCCTTATAATTTATCGATTTTCATAAGCaatcatcacaataatattttaattttgaatacgaCCAGactgaattttcataaaactcaaaGTACTTAGAATGCGAAGCAATGTAGAAAATACCACTAGAACATCCTAATAAAAATACACTTAATAGTTATAAGTTAAATTAACATCCTAataattcaaacttctcatatGCACCCTCAAAGATGCCTTGTACTTCCCTGCACAAAATTTAACGATTTGGATGAAGATATAACCTTAAAATCTTAGCTAAAGAGAATAAGTAAGCAAGGCCTGGTTGCCCACTTTCATTACTCTGCAGAACTCCAACTACGGCACATAAGGTATTGAAAATGAGTTAATCCTATTTGTAGCCGAATTAGTTGTTTCCCACATCCcactttttccatgaaa
Coding sequences within it:
- the LOC124172513 gene encoding LOW QUALITY PROTEIN: zinc finger protein 41-like (The sequence of the model RefSeq protein was modified relative to this genomic sequence to represent the inferred CDS: inserted 2 bases in 1 codon), translated to MNQFKSPLHSKTDNVVVHLGRLPEWISEQKTVKVLIKSQECVITSLPSSITWKECRFMNSFCGKNLLPSQNQDLVNGQRLTHSTVGNVIVNFMAKLPDDINYCCKIIGACINPFLGFDWCHHAIDLLNNEAFQCLRKVQENMDFVLSMAITEAQCSDVECKECSLLMDAPWLAASNPGGSLSIKEEWTGDDNLESSTDSKDCLQSANEGTSQLPCAFQTTEIYIPVSDCQEMRPDALFHVKKENEDPLSEGNYPVMYTPNPLEISRDVTDPLATDELEEYVEELGAEEGPFEGTVGKEEWYDEYYEGGYEEMMEEDTAEEGQLDEVMDVRAVPAYGSAVAVALVSVKEENKDPLRDDNYPEIYTPYPAAISSNALDPLATEDLPADTENGELIQNHSMAMEFMTEAEDLPASEIASALFAALVPKIRSSHSRKGKEVMDKDVETCDTLVADKIMSCSIPNDERLHSKSRYASKIRGDRATMTIAGKRGGCDNAGSVTCFRRTENVKNGPEAVLLENKDRSTFMVKNPRKLASSTKKSYHCFNCRDAFHTKYDLIKHLEIHFGSGNLDNDSNLSIGKDASLKTFVSRRETKTSCLPISYKSLNQLMCKRQGMRQRGNGLLKDNLGGTRKKKIFREMRRSFMEDGKSCTGSPDTAKKPYACSECDKSFTQKSNLVCHIRTHTKEKPYTCDECEKSFSQKCNLVRHNRTHTKEKPYLCNECDKSFSYKSQLVSHIRTHTKEKPYSCNECDKSFSEKNHLLCHMRTHTKEKSYCCNECDKSFTQRNTLVNHIRTHTKEKPYSCNVCDKSFTLRSTLVRHIRTHTKEKPYTCNECEKSFTLRSTLVRHIRTHTKEKPYTCNECEKSFSVKSQLVRHIRTHTKEKPYSCNVCGKSFTLRSTLVRHIRTHTKEKPYCCNECDKSFTQRNTLVSHIRTHTKEKPYTCNECDKSLCKESXLVRHIQTHTKEKPYTCNECDKSFSVKSQLVSHIRTHTKEKPYSCNECDKSFSQNSLLVRHIRFHTKEKPYLCNE